In Xenorhabdus nematophila ATCC 19061, one DNA window encodes the following:
- the degS gene encoding outer membrane-stress sensor serine endopeptidase DegS codes for MLIKLLRSIVIGLLIAAILLVAIPSLRPNGFKNLLSGNNNYSDKVYSFSQGVRRAAPAVVNIYSSSMGSFSHESRELQPLGSGVIMSDKGYILTNKHVINKAGSIIVALQDGHFYEALLVGSDGPTDLAVLKINATNLPVIPINPDRVPHVGDIVLAIGNPYNLGQTITQGIISATGRVGLSPTRRQYFLQTDASINQGNSGGALVNTLGELVGINTLTFDKSEFGTTPEGLGFAIPTKLATTIMQKLIRDGRVIRGYIGITARELPYIRSSGSNINQIQGLRVFQVAPSGPAEKAGIKAGDIIISVNRQPAISPMETMDQVAEIRPGSLVPVTVLRDGKSLTLNVTIDDFDGY; via the coding sequence ATGCTGATCAAGTTATTGCGCTCTATAGTGATAGGTTTATTAATTGCAGCCATTTTGTTGGTCGCCATACCTTCCCTGCGCCCCAATGGTTTTAAGAACCTCCTCAGTGGCAACAACAACTACAGCGATAAAGTTTATAGCTTCAGCCAAGGTGTTCGGCGAGCCGCTCCTGCTGTTGTTAATATTTACAGTAGCAGCATGGGCAGTTTTTCGCATGAAAGCCGGGAACTCCAACCGCTTGGTTCTGGCGTCATTATGAGTGATAAAGGCTATATCCTTACAAACAAGCATGTTATCAACAAAGCCGGTTCTATCATTGTCGCTCTGCAAGACGGACATTTTTATGAAGCGCTGTTAGTCGGCTCAGATGGCCCAACCGATCTGGCAGTTTTAAAGATTAATGCCACAAATCTCCCCGTCATCCCCATTAATCCTGACCGGGTGCCTCATGTGGGAGATATCGTCCTGGCAATCGGTAATCCCTACAATTTAGGGCAAACCATCACACAAGGCATTATCAGTGCCACAGGTCGCGTTGGTCTTAGCCCGACACGTCGCCAGTATTTTCTGCAAACAGACGCATCAATTAATCAGGGCAACTCTGGTGGGGCGCTGGTTAATACATTGGGAGAACTGGTCGGTATTAATACACTGACGTTCGATAAATCTGAATTTGGTACAACACCAGAAGGGTTAGGGTTTGCCATTCCTACAAAACTGGCTACGACAATTATGCAGAAGTTGATCCGTGACGGAAGAGTCATCAGGGGATATATAGGCATCACCGCCAGAGAATTGCCCTATATCCGCTCGTCAGGCAGTAATATTAATCAAATCCAAGGATTGCGGGTTTTTCAAGTGGCACCGTCAGGGCCAGCTGAAAAAGCCGGTATCAAAGCGGGGGATATCATCATCAGTGTCAATCGCCAGCCTGCCATTTCCCCGATGGAAACAATGGATCAAGTCGCGGAGATCCGTCCGGGCAGTCTTGTACCTGTCACCGTTCTGCGTGACGGCAAATCCCTCACGCTTAATGTCACCATTGATGATTTTGATGGTTATTAA
- the degQ gene encoding serine endoprotease DegQ translates to MNRKNTLLSALAISIGLSLASVPMVSNAALPAAMASQELPSLAPMLEKVLPSVVTVHVSGTEVQNQQLQLPEDFQFFFGPGFPQQEQRSRPFKGLGSGVIIDAEKGYVLTNSHVIENANKMRVQLNDGREYSAKLIGRDPQSDIALLQLSNTKNLTAIKFADSDQLRIGDYAVAIGNPFGLGQTVTSGIISALGRSGLNLEGLENFIQTDASINRGNSGGALINLKGELIGINTAIIAPSGGNVGIGFAIPSNMAKNLAAQLIASGEVKRGILGIKGTEMTADIAQALNVDAQQGAFVSEVIPKSAAAKAGIKPGDVLVSFDGKKISSFAELRAKIGTTAPGKEIKIGLLRKGRPLTVAVTLDNSDGNATNAEQLSIALQGATLSNSTVKETQGIKVDSIMQNSPAALSGLQKDDLIVGANNTRVRNIHELRKIVENKPSVIALNILRGDDNVYLLLRN, encoded by the coding sequence ATGAACAGAAAAAACACATTGCTTAGCGCACTCGCAATCAGTATTGGATTGTCTTTAGCTTCAGTTCCAATGGTAAGTAATGCAGCCCTGCCTGCTGCAATGGCCTCTCAAGAATTACCCAGTCTTGCCCCCATGCTGGAAAAAGTCCTTCCTTCTGTTGTCACTGTGCATGTTTCAGGCACTGAAGTGCAAAATCAACAACTTCAATTGCCGGAAGACTTCCAATTCTTCTTTGGGCCGGGTTTTCCTCAACAAGAGCAGAGAAGCCGTCCATTCAAGGGATTAGGATCTGGCGTTATTATTGATGCAGAGAAAGGCTATGTGCTGACCAACAGTCATGTCATTGAAAATGCCAATAAAATGCGCGTTCAATTGAATGATGGTCGTGAATATTCTGCCAAGCTCATCGGGCGTGATCCTCAATCCGATATTGCACTTTTACAACTGAGCAATACCAAGAACTTAACAGCTATCAAGTTTGCTGACTCCGACCAGTTACGTATCGGGGATTATGCGGTTGCCATCGGTAATCCATTTGGATTGGGTCAAACTGTGACATCGGGGATTATTTCCGCCCTTGGCCGCAGTGGCTTGAATTTGGAAGGTCTCGAAAACTTCATCCAGACCGATGCCTCTATTAACCGCGGTAACTCCGGCGGGGCATTAATTAATCTGAAAGGTGAGTTAATCGGTATCAACACCGCGATCATCGCACCGAGTGGGGGTAACGTCGGTATCGGTTTTGCTATCCCGAGTAACATGGCTAAAAACCTTGCGGCACAGCTTATTGCCAGTGGAGAAGTTAAACGTGGCATACTCGGTATCAAAGGAACCGAAATGACGGCCGATATTGCTCAGGCACTTAACGTTGATGCACAGCAAGGTGCCTTTGTCAGCGAAGTTATCCCTAAATCAGCAGCGGCAAAAGCCGGAATAAAACCGGGGGATGTATTAGTCTCCTTTGACGGCAAAAAAATTAGCAGCTTCGCTGAATTACGGGCAAAAATTGGTACAACCGCACCGGGTAAAGAAATCAAAATTGGCTTACTGCGTAAAGGCCGGCCGCTTACCGTCGCCGTGACATTGGACAACAGTGATGGCAATGCAACCAATGCAGAACAACTGAGCATCGCCCTACAGGGTGCAACCCTGAGCAATAGCACCGTGAAAGAGACTCAAGGTATCAAAGTGGATTCCATCATGCAGAATTCACCAGCGGCATTGTCAGGTTTACAGAAAGATGACTTGATTGTCGGTGCCAACAATACTCGCGTCAGAAATATCCATGAACTACGTAAAATCGTTGAAAATAAACCGTCTGTTATCGCGCTGAATATTCTGCGTGGTGACGACAATGTTTATCTATTACTGCGTAATTAA
- the ibaG gene encoding BolA family iron metabolism protein IbaG: protein MDTDEIKKVLMERLVLDDVIVSGDGSHFQVIAVGDIFDGLSRVKQQQTIYAPLMEYIADNRIHALSIKAYTPAQWQRDRKLQGL from the coding sequence ATGGATACTGATGAAATCAAAAAAGTACTGATGGAGAGATTAGTACTTGATGACGTTATCGTTAGTGGTGATGGCAGTCATTTTCAGGTTATAGCGGTTGGTGACATTTTTGATGGCTTGAGCCGTGTCAAACAGCAGCAGACTATTTATGCTCCTTTGATGGAATACATTGCTGATAACCGTATTCATGCCTTGTCAATCAAGGCCTATACGCCTGCGCAATGGCAGCGTGATCGTAAGCTTCAGGGACTTTGA
- the mlaB gene encoding lipid asymmetry maintenance protein MlaB, with translation MQKGIFDNSIADETVSWETAGNTLFLKGTLDRDSLLPLWQQKESALEGIDNIDVSRLSHVDSTGLALFVRLKGEYQQGGRILSFSGVGECLNTLIALYGLQRLLEGN, from the coding sequence ATGCAAAAAGGGATTTTTGATAACAGCATAGCTGATGAAACAGTGAGTTGGGAAACAGCAGGCAATACGCTATTCCTGAAAGGCACGTTGGATCGTGACAGCTTACTGCCGCTTTGGCAGCAAAAAGAGAGTGCACTGGAAGGTATCGACAATATTGATGTCTCCCGGCTCAGTCATGTGGATTCCACGGGGCTGGCTCTGTTTGTCCGCTTGAAGGGAGAGTATCAGCAAGGTGGCCGAATATTATCCTTTTCAGGTGTAGGCGAATGTCTCAACACATTGATAGCGTTATATGGTCTGCAACGTCTTCTTGAAGGTAATTAA
- the mlaC gene encoding phospholipid-binding protein MlaC: protein MFKRLLMVALLVVAPLASAVDQTNPYALMKEAAEKTFTRLKNDQPQIQANPDVLRRIVREELLPYVQIKYAGALVLGPYYKQATPEQRDTYFKAFEAYLEQAYGQALAMYHGQNYEIAPEQPLGDKTIVAIRVTITDPNGQPPVRLDFQWRKNSKTGYWQAYDMIAEGVSMITTKQNEWADILRQKGIDGLTEQLSVSAKAPVTLEKKK, encoded by the coding sequence ATGTTTAAGCGATTACTTATGGTTGCGTTGCTGGTGGTTGCGCCATTGGCCAGCGCCGTGGATCAAACCAATCCCTACGCCTTGATGAAAGAGGCGGCGGAAAAGACCTTTACCCGTTTGAAGAACGATCAACCTCAGATTCAGGCAAATCCGGACGTTTTGCGTCGGATTGTACGCGAAGAACTGTTGCCTTATGTGCAGATAAAATATGCTGGTGCACTGGTTTTGGGGCCTTATTACAAGCAGGCAACACCAGAACAGCGCGATACTTATTTCAAGGCGTTTGAAGCTTATCTGGAGCAGGCATATGGCCAGGCTCTGGCTATGTATCATGGGCAAAATTACGAGATTGCACCAGAACAGCCGTTGGGCGATAAGACCATCGTGGCAATCCGTGTCACTATCACCGATCCTAACGGGCAACCGCCGGTTCGTCTGGATTTTCAATGGCGTAAAAACAGTAAGACAGGATATTGGCAGGCTTATGACATGATTGCAGAAGGCGTGAGTATGATCACGACCAAGCAGAACGAATGGGCGGATATCCTTCGTCAGAAAGGTATTGACGGCTTGACTGAACAACTGTCTGTCAGTGCGAAAGCACCTGTCACTTTAGAAAAGAAAAAGTGA
- the mlaF gene encoding phospholipid ABC transporter ATP-binding protein MlaF: MNQQTANLIEICGMYFTRGQRPIFADINMTVPKGKITAIMGPSGIGKTTLLRLIGGQIRPDSGEIWFDGDNIPALSRPRLYAARKKMSMLFQSGALFTDLNVFDNVAFPLREHTQLPEELIHTTVMMKLEAVGLRGAASLMPSELSGGMARRAALARAIALDPDLIMFDEPFVGQDPITMGVLVKLIDELNHALGVTCVVVSHDVPEVLSIADYAYIVAEKTVIAEGTPEQLRANQDQRVRQFLDGIADGPVPFRFPAGDYKTELLG; the protein is encoded by the coding sequence ATGAATCAACAAACAGCAAATCTTATTGAGATCTGCGGCATGTATTTTACCCGAGGTCAACGCCCGATTTTTGCTGATATCAATATGACTGTTCCGAAAGGAAAAATTACTGCCATCATGGGGCCTTCCGGCATAGGGAAAACCACCCTGTTACGCCTGATTGGCGGGCAAATTCGTCCTGATAGTGGTGAGATTTGGTTTGATGGCGATAATATTCCCGCCTTGTCCCGCCCGCGTCTTTATGCTGCACGGAAGAAAATGAGCATGTTATTTCAGTCAGGGGCACTGTTTACTGACTTGAATGTTTTTGACAATGTCGCTTTTCCTTTGCGTGAGCATACCCAGCTGCCGGAAGAATTAATTCACACGACGGTGATGATGAAATTGGAAGCGGTGGGGCTACGTGGGGCGGCTTCTTTAATGCCGTCTGAATTGTCTGGTGGCATGGCAAGACGGGCGGCATTGGCAAGAGCGATAGCACTCGACCCGGATTTAATTATGTTTGATGAGCCATTCGTTGGTCAGGATCCCATCACGATGGGGGTTCTGGTAAAACTTATTGACGAACTTAATCATGCACTTGGTGTGACATGCGTTGTGGTGTCGCACGATGTGCCTGAAGTGCTGAGTATCGCCGATTATGCTTATATTGTGGCTGAAAAAACAGTGATAGCAGAAGGTACGCCGGAGCAGTTGAGAGCCAATCAGGATCAACGGGTACGGCAATTTCTTGATGGTATTGCTGATGGGCCAGTCCCTTTCCGTTTCCCTGCCGGGGATTACAAAACTGAGTTATTAGGATAA
- the mlaD gene encoding outer membrane lipid asymmetry maintenance protein MlaD, producing the protein MQNKKNEIWVGAFVLIALAAIIFLCLKVADIRSFGNQATYRISAAFDNIGGLKVRSPVKVGGVVIGRVQKIWLDHKTYTPQVALDIFTQYDNIPDTSSLSIRTSGLLGEQYIALNIGFDDPDLGTAMLKDGDRIEDTKPAMVLEDLIGQFLYKSGSGNQEKPAATPEQAH; encoded by the coding sequence ATGCAAAACAAGAAAAATGAGATTTGGGTTGGGGCTTTTGTTTTGATTGCGTTGGCTGCAATCATTTTTTTATGTCTGAAAGTTGCGGATATCCGCTCTTTTGGCAATCAGGCAACCTATCGGATATCCGCCGCATTTGACAATATCGGTGGCCTGAAAGTGCGTTCACCGGTGAAAGTGGGTGGGGTGGTGATTGGGCGGGTGCAAAAAATCTGGTTGGATCACAAAACTTATACACCACAGGTTGCATTGGATATTTTCACGCAATACGACAATATTCCAGATACAAGTTCTTTATCTATCCGTACCTCAGGATTGTTAGGTGAACAATACATTGCACTCAATATTGGGTTTGATGACCCGGATTTGGGCACTGCTATGTTAAAAGATGGCGATCGTATTGAAGACACCAAGCCAGCGATGGTACTTGAAGATTTGATTGGTCAGTTCTTGTATAAGAGCGGCAGCGGAAATCAGGAAAAACCCGCTGCTACACCTGAACAAGCACACTAA
- the murA gene encoding UDP-N-acetylglucosamine 1-carboxyvinyltransferase, with the protein MDKFRVKGPTCLSGEVTISGAKNAALPIMFAALLAEEPVELQNVPELKDIDTTIKLLNRLGTKVERNGSVFVDASGVNEYCAPYELVKTMRASIWALGPLVARFGQGQVSLPGGCAIGARPVDLHISGLEQLGAKIVLNEGYVKATVDGRLKGASIVMDKVSVGATVTIMTAATLAEGTTIIENAAREPEIEDTANFLNTLGAKISGAGTDRIVIEGVKRLGGGVHRVLPDRIETGTFLVAAAISRGKVTCRHAKPDTLDAVLAKLREAGADINVGEDWISLDMHGQRPKAVTFRTAPHPGFPTDMQAQFSLLNMVADGAGMITETIFENRFMHIPELIRMGARAEIESNTVLCHGVEKLSSAQVMATDLRASASLVLAGCIAEGTTVVDRIYHIDRGYEHIEDKLRGLGANIERIKSAG; encoded by the coding sequence ATGGATAAATTTCGTGTGAAAGGGCCTACCTGCCTGTCGGGTGAGGTTACTATTTCCGGGGCAAAAAATGCCGCATTACCAATTATGTTCGCAGCGCTGCTGGCAGAAGAGCCCGTTGAATTACAAAATGTTCCTGAATTGAAAGACATTGATACGACGATCAAACTGCTTAATCGCCTGGGAACGAAAGTGGAACGCAATGGCTCTGTTTTTGTTGATGCCAGCGGAGTCAATGAATATTGTGCGCCTTATGAGCTGGTTAAAACGATGCGGGCTTCCATCTGGGCACTGGGACCGCTGGTGGCGCGCTTCGGCCAGGGGCAGGTTTCTTTGCCGGGCGGCTGTGCCATCGGTGCCCGTCCCGTTGATCTCCATATTTCCGGACTGGAACAGCTTGGTGCGAAAATCGTCCTGAATGAAGGTTATGTCAAAGCCACGGTGGATGGTCGCTTGAAAGGTGCCAGTATCGTCATGGATAAAGTTAGTGTGGGTGCAACGGTGACTATCATGACGGCTGCGACATTGGCAGAAGGCACGACAATCATTGAAAACGCGGCACGTGAGCCTGAAATTGAAGATACGGCGAACTTCCTCAATACACTGGGGGCAAAAATCAGCGGCGCAGGCACAGATCGTATTGTGATTGAAGGTGTTAAGCGTCTGGGCGGCGGTGTGCACCGCGTACTGCCTGATCGTATCGAAACGGGAACCTTTCTGGTGGCTGCGGCGATTTCTCGCGGCAAAGTGACTTGCCGCCATGCTAAACCCGATACGCTTGACGCCGTTCTGGCTAAACTGCGTGAAGCGGGGGCAGATATTAACGTCGGAGAAGATTGGATTAGCCTCGATATGCACGGTCAGCGTCCTAAGGCGGTGACGTTCCGTACGGCTCCACATCCGGGTTTTCCGACTGATATGCAGGCGCAATTCAGCCTATTGAATATGGTTGCGGATGGCGCGGGTATGATCACCGAAACTATTTTTGAAAATCGGTTCATGCACATTCCTGAGTTAATTCGTATGGGTGCCCGCGCGGAAATTGAAAGTAATACCGTACTGTGTCACGGGGTTGAAAAACTATCGAGTGCCCAGGTAATGGCGACCGATTTGCGGGCGTCTGCAAGTTTGGTTCTGGCAGGTTGTATTGCTGAAGGCACCACCGTTGTCGATCGCATCTATCATATTGACCGGGGTTATGAGCACATTGAAGATAAGCTGCGTGGTCTTGGTGCAAACATTGAACGTATTAAGTCGGCTGGCTAA
- the zapG gene encoding Z-ring associated protein ZapG — protein MTWEYALIGLIIGFIVGALAVRFGSSKLRQQNALQAELEKNRAELEEYRKELVSHFAHSAELLDNLARDYRQLYQHMAKSSNELMPNMSIQDNPFSYRLSESDTEKSKATANEPPRDYSEEASGLFRPIQDNKQ, from the coding sequence ATGACTTGGGAATATGCACTGATCGGGTTAATCATTGGTTTTATCGTCGGCGCGCTGGCTGTCCGCTTTGGTAGCTCAAAGCTACGCCAACAAAATGCACTACAGGCAGAATTGGAAAAAAACCGGGCTGAATTGGAAGAATACCGCAAAGAACTGGTCAGCCATTTCGCTCACAGTGCTGAGTTATTAGATAATCTGGCTCGTGATTATCGCCAGCTATATCAGCACATGGCTAAAAGTTCCAACGAACTGATGCCCAACATGTCAATCCAGGATAATCCCTTCAGTTATCGTCTGAGCGAATCTGACACCGAAAAAAGTAAAGCCACAGCCAATGAACCTCCGCGGGATTATTCTGAAGAAGCATCAGGACTGTTTCGCCCCATCCAAGATAATAAACAATAA
- the mlaE gene encoding lipid asymmetry maintenance ABC transporter permease subunit MlaE: protein MLIRALAVLGRRAIEVTASFGRAGFMLFSAIIGKPEPAKQWLLLRQQLYSVGVQSLLIIVVSGLFIGMVLALQGYLVLTTFSAEGSLGMMVALSLLRELGPVVTALLFAGRAGSALTAEIGLMKATEQISSLEMMAVDPLRRVVAPRFWAGFISMPLLTLIFVAVGILGGAIVGVDWKGIDAGFFWSSMQSAVEWKKDLLNCFLKSVVFAITVTWIALFNGYDAIPTSEGISRATTRTVVHASLAVLGLDFVLTALMFGN from the coding sequence ATGTTAATACGGGCATTGGCAGTGTTGGGCAGACGCGCGATTGAGGTGACTGCCTCATTTGGTCGTGCGGGTTTCATGCTGTTCAGTGCAATTATTGGCAAACCAGAACCCGCCAAACAATGGTTACTCTTGCGCCAGCAACTCTATAGTGTCGGCGTACAGTCACTGCTGATTATTGTGGTTTCAGGATTATTTATTGGTATGGTTCTGGCTTTGCAGGGTTATCTGGTTTTGACCACATTTAGTGCTGAAGGCAGCCTTGGCATGATGGTGGCGTTATCACTGTTGCGTGAATTGGGACCTGTAGTGACAGCACTGTTGTTTGCAGGCAGGGCAGGTTCAGCGCTGACCGCAGAAATTGGCCTGATGAAAGCCACGGAACAAATTTCCAGTTTGGAAATGATGGCGGTTGATCCGCTGCGTCGTGTTGTTGCCCCCCGTTTTTGGGCGGGTTTTATCAGTATGCCTTTGCTGACGTTGATCTTTGTCGCCGTCGGGATCTTGGGGGGCGCGATAGTTGGTGTCGACTGGAAAGGCATTGATGCCGGCTTTTTCTGGTCATCTATGCAGTCTGCGGTGGAATGGAAAAAAGACCTGCTCAACTGTTTTCTCAAGAGTGTTGTTTTTGCCATCACAGTAACGTGGATTGCCTTGTTCAATGGTTATGACGCTATCCCAACATCGGAAGGGATCAGCAGGGCGACGACGCGCACAGTGGTTCATGCGTCGTTGGCGGTATTGGGTTTGGATTTTGTGCTGACAGCACTGATGTTTGGGAACTAA